In Gadus macrocephalus chromosome 11, ASM3116895v1, a single genomic region encodes these proteins:
- the vamp1b gene encoding vesicle-associated membrane protein 2: protein MSAPDAAAAGPPGAPGPDGAPPGPPNTSSNRRLQQTQTQVDEVVDIMRVNVDKVLERDQKLSELDDRADALQAGASQFESCAAKLKNKYWWKNCKMMIMMGIIGVIVVGILFLYFFY from the exons AT GTCCGCCCCAGATGCTGCCGCCGCCGGACCCCCTGGTGCTCCAGGTCCTGATGGGGCCCCACCAGGCCCCCCCAACACCTCCAGCAACCGCAGGCTACAACAGACACAGACCCAAGTCGACGAG GTGGTGGACATCATGCGGGTGAACGTGGACAAGGTGCTGGAGAGGGATCAGAAGCTGTCAGAGCTGGACGACCGGGCCGACGCGCTGCAGGCAGGGGCCTCCCAGTTTGAAAGCTGCGCCGCCAAGCTTAAGAACAAGTACTGGTGGAAGAACTGCAAG ATGATGATCATGATGGGAATTATTGGAGTCATTGTGGTTGGAATACTTTTCT TGTACTTCTTCTACTGA
- the mrpl51 gene encoding large ribosomal subunit protein mL51, whose amino-acid sequence MSMLGGLLKCGVPLCQLPGSLLRAARSISTGMGHRVRMHSIPELKKVDRWTEKRSMFGVYDNIGILGDFKAHPKDLMVGPSWLKAFQGNELQRLIRKRKLVGERMMTQDRLNLDKRIRYLYRHFNRVGKYR is encoded by the exons ATGTCTATGTTGGGAGGGTTGTTGAAATGCGGCGTGCCCTTATGTCAGCTCCCAGGATCTCTACTTCGAGCAGCTAGGAGCATATCCACTG gGATGGGCCATCGAGTAAGGATGCATTCTATCCCAGAGCTGAAGAAggtggacagatggacagagaagAGATCCATGTTTGGAGTTTATGACAACATAGGCATCCTAG GGGACTTCAAAGCGCACCCCAAGGACCTGATGGTGGGCCCGAGCTGGCTGAAGGCCTTCCAGGGCAACGAGCTGCAGCGACTAATCAGGAAGAGAAAACTGGTGGGTGAGAGGATGATGACTCAGGACAGGCTCAACCTCGACAAGAGGATCCGCTACTTGTATCGCCACTTCAACCGCGTCGGCAAGTACCGATAa
- the plekhg6 gene encoding uncharacterized protein plekhg6, with protein sequence MDTAKHSLSSKASHVNNGEGSGQAQDEAAAQWADRGGGLEWQKDQDTAEMDSVDGILTADPLLVHRGSENVKHKFHSMAYRRTKQKVVTNFATVKGISPASKPRAALKQVLFSQGVSDKNNVPEDRVQVEALKQALQAYRVPADLRWVWEGPGQGTTLENSWTDIVKSHSTMSKIQRHQQEALWEFVHTELTYINKLTVIKDLVIAALVNLQQHGFLLEITPRSLFSNLSLILNAHRQFWQEVIYPMLQEVRWTGMPFDPRSLEAGCLQFSERFSSYIPYCWEQENTLEFAKRQIDTNPHFVVYLKWVETHPQCNRMRLGDMQAKPHQRITKYPLLLKAVLKNTPDPDLQQTIRDMLSSVNGFLETINDYLRCMDEKHALSISAQRLEGYEVPGINEEIDKHIREFCHFDLTLPMVGVGPTFVRKLLLEENLKMRGGKDSKEEVVALLFSDVLLISKVQKKVERLKVARPPLALDRTCCVPLKDGFSFLLVEVSELGCAMNIYIFVTATAVSCSKWVSTIHQAKATLKTLKEVETSRQLDSQRIQPSDTKPIEEAKEETMETINEHVEQSADDTILHQPSVEPLKIQSGNGLFKLPSLPVAIQPSTWWIEKQVKQRADEEVEVVFLGSEERRVTWNHNKTFAADNLRSKPKDGKNLYNGKYPEVDYLTIEPVAPPKDHLLSNSPNSIEEVPSSPVGGTTRPMKTGYNIQLEDHKVWTDPGKSLSTDVAFLEVGRFSRKLKSPKLRRRRPYSSQHVDAYQTHGTFFGESEMVWTTPPTNSSSNSDSDSSQKLQGHFDQRHTNNDTSHRVLKLGFLKTHPAMFLNMYENRVSPEPETFSEPELPQELPEERNSVKAQRSASIPDIHKLHATSTSPVLRTYMGERSPRLNRHPHAHVSPVEGLLERAKVRVRREGGQTGRNENAQDTRTWILPPSPPLFSESLCPSPSDGDREVELMRHRVPTVSQGWREQLVDGDAEDKKYSHIFVNELSVDWPALCFDDDQDIDHLEPIDVSNEGTGMLEDIQRTLTTLNIRGVQESKISQV encoded by the exons ATGGATACGGCAAAACATAG TCTGTCCTCCAAAGCGTCCCATGTAAACAATGGCGAAGGTAGCGGCCAAGCCCAGGACGAAGCGGCAGCCCAGTGGGCAGACCGGGGAGGAGGGCTGGAGTGGCAAAAAGATCAGGACACTGCCGAGATGGACTCCGTCGATGGGATCCTCACTGCCGATCCCCTCCTTGTCCACAGGGGGTCAGAAAACGTCAAGCATAAGTTCCACTCCATGGCCTAT aGACGGACCAAGCAGAAGGTCGTGACCAACTTTGCGACGGTTAAGGGGATATCTCCGGCCAGTAAACCCCGAGCCGCCCTGAAACAGGTCCTCTTCAGCCAGGGTGTGTCTGACAAGAACAACGTTCCTGAG gacAGGGTGCAGGTGGAAGCCTTGAAGCAGGCTCTGCAGGCCTACCGTGTGCCTGCGGACCTGAGGTGGGTCTGGGAGGGGCCCGGCCAGGGTACCACGCTGGAGAACAGCTGGACGGACATCGTGAAGTCCCACTCG ACCATGTCAAAGATCCAGAGACACCAGCAGGAGGCGCTGTGGGAGTTTGTTCATACCGAGCTCACTTACATTAACAAGCTGACAGTCATCAAGGAT CTGGTTATTGCTGCCCTGGTCAACCTGCAACAGCATGGGTTCCTCCTGGAG ATCACCCCCAGGTCGCTCTTCTCCAACCTCTCTTTAATCCTCAATGCTCACCGCCAGTTCTGGCAGGAAGTGATCTATCCCATGTTACAAGAAGTGCGATGGACAGGGATGCCCTTTGACCCCAGGAGTTTAGAGGCGGGCTGCCTGCAG TTCAGTGAGCGTTTCTCCAGCTACATACCGTACTGCTGGGAGCAGGAGAACACGTTGGAATTTGCAAAGCGGCAAATCGACACAAACCCTCATTTTGTTGTTTACCTGAAg TGGGTGGAGACCCATCCTCAGTGCAACCGCATGCGTCTGGGGGACATGCAGGCCAAGCCCCACCAGAGGATCACCAAGTACCCCCTGCTGCTCAAGGCCGTGCTGAAGAacacccctgaccctgacctacAGCAGACCATCAGGGACATG TTGTCTAGTGTAAATGGTTTTCTGGAGACCATCAATGACTACCTGAGGTGTATGGATGAAAAGCATGCCCTTTCCATCTCTGCCCAGAGACTAGAGGGATATGAAGTACCGGGAATAAATGAGGAAATTGACAAG CATATACGAGAGTTCTGCCACTTTGACCTGACACTCCCCATGGTGGGAGTCGGTCCCACGTTTGTTCGGAAGCTTCTGCTGGAGGAGAACCTGAAGATGCGTGGTGGGAAAGACAGCAAG GAAGAGGTGGTGGCCCTGCTGTTCTCAGATGTGCTGCTCATTTCCAAAGTGCAGAAGAAGGTGGAGAGGCTGAAGGTGGCGCGCCCTCCTCTGGCTTTGGACAGGACCTGCTGTGTGCCGCTGAAAGACGGCT TTTCATTTCTTCTCGTGGAGGTCAGTGAGCTTGGCTGTGCTATGAACATCTACATATTTGTGACGGCCACTGCAGTGAGCTGCTCCAAGTGGGTCTCCACCATTCATCAGGCAAAG GCCACGCTGAAGACCCTGAAAGAGGTTGAAACCAGCAGACAGTTGGACAGCCAGAGAATCCAACCCTCTGACACCAAGCCCATCGAGGAGGCCAAAGAGGAAACCATGGAGACTATCAACGAACATGTTGAGCAATCAGCGGACGATACCATTCTGCATCAACCTTCTGTGGAACCTCTTAAAATCCAATCCGGAAACGGTTTGTTTAAGCTCCCTTCATTACCGGTGGCAATTCAACCTTCAACGTGGTGGATTGAAAAGCAGGTGAAGCAAAGGGCAGATGAAGAAGTGGAGGTAGTGTTTCTAGGGTCAGAAGAGCGAAGGGTCACATGGAATCACAACAAGACCTTTGCAGCAGATAATTTAAGAAGCAAACCCAAAGATGGAAAAAATCTCTACAACGGTAAATACCCAGAGGTAGACTATCTGACCATTGAACCGGTCGCCCCTCCAAAAGACCATCTACTGAGCAACTCCCCCAACTCAATCGAAGAGGTTCCATCATCACCCGTTGGCGGGACAACAAGGCCAATGAAGACGGGGTACAATATCCAGCTGGAGGACCATAAGGTATGGACGGACCCCGGCAAAAGCCTTTCAACAGATGTGGCTTTTCTAGAAGTGGGGAGGTTCTCCAGAAAATTAAAGTCCCCCAAGTTACGCAGAAGAAGGCCCTATAGTAGCCAACACGTCGATGCATACCAGACCCACGGGACGTTTTTTGGAGAATCAGAGATGGTGTGGACAACTCCACCCACCAACTCTTCATCCAACTCGGACTCGGACTCCAGTCAGAAACTCCAAGGACACTTtgaccagagacacacaaacaacgaCACCAGCCACAGAGTGCTCAAGCTTGGCTTTCTGAAGACGCACCCGGCGATGTTCTTGAACATGTACGAAAACCGCGTCTCTCCAGAGCCTGAGACTTTCTCTGAGCCGGAACTTCCCCAGGAGCTCCCAGAGGAGAGGAACTCTGTCAAAGCACAGAGGAGTGCCTCCATACCGGACATTCACAAGCTTcacgccacctccaccagcccagTGCTGAGAACATATATGGGGGAGCGATCTCCTCGCCTCAACCgccacccacatgcacacgtgtCTCCCGTGGAGGGGCTCTTGGAACGTGCCAAAGTGAGGGTCCGGAGAGAAGGAGGGCAAACTGGAAGGAATGAGAACGCGCAGGACACAAGGACATGGATCCtgccaccttctcctccattgTTCTCAGAGTCGCTGTGTCCATCGCCCAGCGATGGGGACCGGGAGGTGGAGCTGATGAGACACAGAGTGCCCACAGTCAGTCAGGGATGGAGGGAACAACTCGTCGATGGAGATGCAGAAGACAAGAAGTACAG CCATATCTTCGTGAATGAGCTGAGTGTGGATTGGCCAGCCTTGTGCTTCGACGATGATCAGGATATCGATCATCTCGAGCCGATTGACGTCAGCAACGAAGGCACAGGGATGCTGGAGGACATTCAAAGGACACTTACCACATTGAACATCAGAGGAGTCCAAGAATCAAAGATCAGCCAGGTGTAA
- the tnfrsf1a gene encoding tumor necrosis factor receptor superfamily member 1A: protein MVGFSFFREKRKRSTEIFGALLLLCVLGSGASGLPEKRSECPYGDYLSENGICCQKCPPGYKREKDCEAVGNRTSCTRCPKGQYNEHDNYSDNCRSCQTCRYLEEEVTECNPRQNTKCRCKNGYYKDVIDSSTSQCLECSKCGHGEHQSEKCFFEQDTVCVCERDFYRLKNKCLPCKTCTEDCQPHCPLSVITNPKDMDLTQVVMISLCVVVVLLLAVGFITYTTTKRHTRSQMGRSTANPPEAVHEESAMILIHNEDPLRKGDNMAKPSCILDKEKEQKEHTTLPDCVPLEINIPGLIYSMLSLVPAHRVKELVRCLGVTDLEIERAEIDYHTCKEAHYQMLRVWAERGSRGGEAGRGGGVLHRPLMQQLLDRLSDMHLGGALEELEAKYGIVGGQVGAA from the exons ATGGTAGGATTTAGTTTTTTTCGAGAAAAAAGGaagagatcgacggagatcttCGGGGCCCTGCTGCTCTTG TGCGTCCTAGGGTCAGGGGCCTCGGGGCTTCCAGAGAAGCGTTCTGAATGTCCATATGGGGACTATCTCAGTGAGAATGGGATCTGCTGCCAGAAGTGCCCTCCAg GCTATAAGCGGGAGAAAGACTGTGAGGCTGTTGGCAATAGGACCAGTTGTACCCGCTGTCCCAAGGGACAGTACAACGAGCACGACAACTACAGCGACAACTGCAGGAGCTGCCAGACCTGCCGGT ACTTAGAAGAAGAGGTTACCGAATGCAATCCCAGGCAAAACACCAAATGTCGCTGTAAAAACGGCTACTACAAAGATGTCATCGACTCGAGCACCTCCCAGTGTCTCGAGTGTTCAAAGTGTGGACACGGGGAACACCAATCAGAGAAAT GCTTTTTCGAAcaggacactgtgtgtgtgtgtgagagggactTCTACAGATTGAAAAACAAGTGTCTTCCTTGTAAAAC CTGTACAGAAGATTGCCAACCTCACTGTCCATTATCTGTCATAA CAAATCCCAAGGACATGGATTTGACTCAAGTAGTGATGATTAGTCTGTGCGTGGTGGTAGTTCTCCTGCTGGCGGTAGGGTTTATCACCTACACGACTACTAAACGCCACACCAGGTCACAGATGGGGAGGTCGACCGCTAACCCCCCGGAGGCCGTGCATGAGGAATCAGCCATG ATCCTGATCCACAATGAGGATCCCTTGAGAAAGGGGGACAACATGGCTAAGCCTTCCTGCATCCTGGataaggagaaggagcagaaggaacACACCACGCTCCCTGACTGCGTCCCCCTGGAGATCAACA TCCCGGGGCTGATCTACTCCATGCTGAGCCTGGTGCCCGCCCACCGGGTGAAGGAGCTGGTGCGCTGCCTGGGCGTGACCGACCTGGAGATCGAGCGGGCGGAAATTGACTACCACACCTGCAAGGAGGCCCACTACCAGATGCTACGGGTGTGGGCAGAGAGGGGTTCCCGGGGCGGGGAGGCGGGCCGGGGAGGCGGTGTGTTGCACCGCCCCCTGATGCAGCAGCTGCTGGACAGACTGAGTGACATGCACCTGGGAGGGGCattggaggagctggaggcaaAGTACGGCATTGTGGGAGGGCAGGTGGGAGCAGCTTAG